The following are from one region of the Biomphalaria glabrata chromosome 4, xgBioGlab47.1, whole genome shotgun sequence genome:
- the LOC106054144 gene encoding macrophage-expressed gene 1 protein-like: MYWVFLVEVLLINNIVAAPGSTQEVNEDKTDISPQLDWPVGDPRRCQRLKQVDVERFEVLPGVGWDNLRNVEAGLVIRYNYTLCKVTDDGNFLIPDNIFTIPIKHSRVERFAEFIDNWNSATSLTSKSVNVEGGLSLSVFSISGQYSNEHEELKSKQMEDNAATFRVQLRYPRYEAKLQPDAELDAQFKHRLLSIAIRIELNQTRQAEYEAQLLVRDFGTHVLSSVTAGALLVKDDYVKTDKMSNFAGSKTAYLAAASASFSTLFKISSSYSTSYTNDQLASYSKETTHSVLKTFGGPLYEPELMNLSEWAKGVDKNLIPMDRTGDPLNYLVKPQLLPELPYSTVDSLEKVIRRSIEMYYEMNTYRGCTKIDDPNFSYVANVDDGSCGAKVTNLPFGDLAWIVSHSPNVDDDGRCTPSLNCPRTFYPRLILADVTLCLSDDFEQSIHLAVPFGGFFSCVSGNPLAVFMQNVTRNGLSERNDGSTSYPMRCPEGYSQHLATVDSGCSINYCVKTGSMTKANLTPIRRPPFMSKPDAIYNYEEKYIFNPQTLAWMKNEKATHYEELNNITVNTINVTQPEALKGCSAVTKNTVILLFPCLLVAPTLLYVYGY, translated from the exons gtttttctAGTTGAGGTCTTGCTGATTAACAACATTGTGGCAGCACCAGGATCTACACAAGAAGTGAATGAAGATAAGACTGACATCTCGCCACAATTAGATTGGCCAGTTGGTGATCCACGTAGATGTCAGAGATTGAAACAAGTGGACGTTGAAAGATTTGAA GTACTGCCCGGTGTAGGCTGGGACAATCTTCGTAATGTAGAAGCTGGACTTGTGATCAGGTACAATTATACACTATGCAAGGTGACTGATGATGGAAACTTCCTGATACCTGATAATATATTTACAATACCGATCAAG CACAGCAGAGTGGAACGTTTTGCCGAGTTTATCGACAACTGGAACAGCGCTACTTCCCTTACTTCCAAAAGTGTGAACGTAGAAGGCGGGCTGTCTCTGAGTGTATTTTCTATCAGTGGACAGTACTCCAATGAACACGAAGAGTTGAAGTCTAAACAAATGGAAGACAATGCGGCTACTTTCAGAGTTCAATTGAGATATCCAAG GTATGAAGCAAAGCTTCAACCAGACGCAGAGTTAGATGCGCAATTTAAGCATCGACTACTAAGCATAGCTATCAGGATAGAACTTAACCAGACACGTCAAGCTGAGTATGAGGCACAGCTACTAGTGCGTGATTTCG GGACCCATGTCCTGTCCAGCGTTACTGCCGGAGCTCTATTGGTGAAAGACGATTACGTGAAGACGGATAAAATGTCTAACTTCGCAGGTTCCAAAACGGCATACTTAGCTGCAGCCAGTGCATCGTTCTCGACTCTATTCAAAATAAGTTCATCTTATAG CACTTCATACACCAATGATCAGCTAGCTTCGTACAGCAAGgaaacaactcactctgttttaAAAACCTTTGGTGGTCCTTTATACGAGCCTGAATTAATGAATTTGAGTGAATGGGCTAAAGGCGTAGACAAGAATCTAATTCCGATGGACAGGACTGGTGATCCATTAAACTACTTGGTCAAGCCGCAATTACTTCCAGAATTGCCTTATTCAACAGTCGACTCACTGGAAAAA GTTATACGTAGATCAATAGAAATGTACTATGAGATGAATACCTACAGAGGCTGTACAAAGATAGATGATCCAAATTTTAGTTATGTAGCCAATGTAGATGATGGATCTTGTGGGGCTAAAGTTACAAACTTACCATTCGGTG ATTTAGCCTGGATTGTTAGTCATTCGCCTAATGTGGATGATGATGGCAGATGTACACCTTCTTTG aactGCCCACGAACATTCTATCCTAGACTTATTCTAGCTGATGTCACTTTGTGCCTAAGTGATGACTTTGAACAGAGCATTCATTTGGCGGTACCTTTTGGAGGATTTTTTTCTTGCGTATCAG GAAATCCACTCGCTGTCTTTATGCAAAACGTGACAAGAAATGGACTCTCAGAAAGAAATGACGGAAGCACATCATACCCAATGAGATGTCCTGAAGGATATAGTCAACATCTGGCTACAGTGGATtca GGTTGCTCAATCAATTACTGTGTAAAGACTGGATCAATGACCAAAGCAAATCTCACTCCTATCAGAAGGCCTCCATTCATGTCAAAGCCCGATGCTATATATAACTATGAAGAGAAATACATCTTTAATCCTCAAACACTG GCATGGATGAAGAATGAAAAGGCCACTCATTATGAAGAACTTAACAATATAACAGTCAATACAATCAATGTCACTCAACCAGAGGCTTTGAAAG GTTGTTCAGCTGTAACAAAAAATACAGTAATTTTACTCTTCCCCTGCCTGCTTGTAGCTCCTACATTACTCTATGTGTATGGCTATTAA